ACATAGGCATCCATGCACTGAACTGCTTGCTCCCGCTACAGACACAGGCGAGAAATCACTTAGCTTAATTTTAGAGCTACAGcatttgcaaaaaagaaaataTAGAGCTACAGATAGTGCAGCAATAGATCTGGAAGCATGTGAAAGTACCTCATTCCTCATTGTTGAGCTAATGTCCTGCTGCTTGCATACTGAACAAAAAAATGTGTTGATCTGTGTCAGATGCTTGCAGCCTAGGAACTTGATCATGAGTCAAATTAAGTTAGATATTTACCTCCACGGGCATGAGCAATCTTGAGCATCATCTCAAATCCCATCTCAGGATCGTTAACAGGCACAAATGCAGGGCAGCCAAGCTCCATGCCATACCTTGGTTAAGACAAACATGAGTAACAATGATCCAACTAACATACCCCAGCACTAGCAAAATACATATTAGGTGCTTACTTGAAATAAGACTGATTAAACGATTCGATTTGCTCCACCGTAGGAACAGCGACAACGACATAGATATTTTTGAACTGCCTCTTCAATGCATTTACCCTGCAACAGGAATCGTCCAACATTGAAGCCACCATTACAATCGTTACAGCAAACAAACACCATAGCAGCATGCTGCTGTAAAACATAGCAGGGAAGAGTGTCGCACCTGCTAAAAACAGCAGCTGCATTCCCACAGTCCCAGCTCGTCTCAAAGATGAAAGCAACTGATAGCCCCCCATTGTTGAAGATGAAATCCTGGAATACACCTGCTTGATCAGTTTTTGCAAAGACACCATGGAATCATTCGCGACTTGTGACTTGCAGGGCAGGAAGAGACGCTTACAGGAGATATCGACAGGAAGTTTAGGCGATACAAGTTGGCGGCCAGGAACGCGCCAATGAAGTTGATAAGGTGGTGGTCCTGCTTGTCTCTCCACGCGGTGCTCATCATGCATATTCCACGACCTGCAATACAACACCCAGCAGAGACTTTTAAGATCTAATTCAGCATATGGATATGTCAAAAAAAAATCAGCAGATGGTTAACTGTGAGGCTGTTTGTAGCACGATCTAAAAGTGCTGGTAGCGTTCAGAACCTTCATTCAGCAAAACaatctctgaattttctgaacctAACCTTGGAACCACACAGCAAAACAATTTCTGAATTTTCTGAACCTAACCTTCCACAAGTAAAGGAACAAAAGGGGCGATTCCTCCGGCCATGGCTACGCAAATGAAAACATGCGCGTGTTTCAGTGAGGATTCTCCACTCAAAATTGGCCATGAATCCCCATCAGTACATCACATACGCAAGCAAGCAAAACATTTCGGCCAAGTCGAGCAACTGGCGGCCGGCACGGCACGCCCGGGCTTAGTCGGCTGGGCGCGCAGCAGCGAATCGCGTGAAAACGTGCGGTGCCGTGCCGGAACCCTAGCTAGCGAGGGCGGCGCGTGCCTGAGCAGGCTAGTGAGTTGGCGGGTGGATCGGCGCCGCACCTGGGGTTGGGGCCGGGGCGGGAGCGGGCTGGGGCTGCGGCGGCCAGGCCGAGGTCCGGCAGCGCTCCATCTGGAGACGGGAGGAGGCCCGAAGCCGGAGCGGAGACGACGAGGCTGCGGCGGTGCGGTGGCGCGAGGCTTCGTGTCGTCGCCGTGCGTGCGCGCGAGGGGGGCGACGGGCGAAGAAGGGTGAGGAAGGAACTG
This region of Triticum aestivum cultivar Chinese Spring chromosome 2D, IWGSC CS RefSeq v2.1, whole genome shotgun sequence genomic DNA includes:
- the LOC123048556 gene encoding protein PARTING DANCERS homolog isoform X2 yields the protein MERCRTSAWPPQPQPAPAPAPTPGRGICMMSTAWRDKQDHHLINFIGAFLAANLYRLNFLSISPDFIFNNGGLSVAFIFETSWDCGNAAAVFSRVNALKRQFKNIYVVVAVPTVEQIESFNQSYFKYGMELGCPAFVPVNDPEMGFEMMLKIAHARGVCKQQDISSTMRNEREQAVQCMDAYLAQAIGSIEAIAKASESSILESTDLSRDKAEAIIRFFRDPQFYLSPKIN
- the LOC123048556 gene encoding protein PARTING DANCERS homolog isoform X1 codes for the protein MERCRTSAWPPQPQPAPAPAPTPGRGICMMSTAWRDKQDHHLINFIGAFLAANLYRLNFLSISPDFIFNNGGLSVAFIFETSWDCGNAAAVFSRVNALKRQFKNIYVVVAVPTVEQIESFNQSYFKYGMELGCPAFVPVNDPEMGFEMMLKIAHARGVCKQQDISSTMRNEREQAVQCMDAYVRVLTSIPGIDDHDANMLAQAIGSIEAIAKASESSILESTDLSRDKAEAIIRFFRDPQFYLSPKIN
- the LOC123048556 gene encoding protein PARTING DANCERS homolog isoform X3; translated protein: MERCRTSAWPPQPQPAPAPAPTPGRGICMMSTAWRDKQDHHLINFIGAFLAANLYRLNFLSISPDFIFNNGGLSVAFIFETSWDCGNAAAVFSRVNALKRQFKNIYVVVAVPTVEQIESFNQSYFKYGMELGCPAFVPVNDPEMGFEMMLKIAHARGVCKQQDISSTMRNEREQAVQCMDAYVRVLTSIPGIDDHDANM